From a single Anomaloglossus baeobatrachus isolate aAnoBae1 chromosome 4, aAnoBae1.hap1, whole genome shotgun sequence genomic region:
- the LOC142302366 gene encoding uncharacterized protein LOC142302366 — translation MFKYYHLYPSSLQSLPEMEQRAFEDLIDLLQEIEDPSGRKPFTIYRPSQKTPAFGTCPTINIFFNTMVQDILTLKIRGAAHDNLTQDERDAIVTLKNNTAFVIKEADKGGNIVLWPTDLYVEEAKRQLLNTSLYTVLPSDPTSVFQKKLDALLADALSRNVIDVEALYTSIGHKEGLHAVSTFLKDDQDNISAHGPRDLCLEFISNLNSNQLNIKLTSKITSDNMDFLDLKLAIKGKKIETNLYRTGSVQTIQNERISTEDHSSSIPESHQHGPPYFAET, via the exons ATGTTCAAATACTACCACCTCTACCCTTCGTCCTTACAATCTTTACCTGAAATGGAACAAAGAGCTTTTGAGGACCTGATTGATCTGTTACAGGAGATTGAGGATCCCTCAGGTAGGAAGCCGTTTACCATATACAGACCATCTCAAAAAACACCGGCTTTTGGGACTTGCCCAACTATTAACATCTTTTTTAACACCATGGTACAGGATATACTTACACTTAAGATCAGGGGTGCTGCCCATGATAACCTTACCCAGGATGAGAGAGATGCTATTGTCACCCTTAAGAACAACACAGCTTTTGTCATCAAAGAAGCTGACAAAGGCGGCAACATAGTCCTTTGGCCTACGGATCTTTACGTGGAGGAAGCCAAAAGACAGCTTCTTAACACATCTCTTTACACGGTATTACCTTCCGACCCCACCTCGGTGTTCCAGAAGAAATTGGATGCCTTGCTTGCTGACGCATTGTCGCGGAATGTTATAG ACGTCGAGGCTCTCTACACGAGCATAGGACATAAAGAAGGGTTACATGCCGTTTCCACCTTTCTCAAGGATGACCAGGACAATATCTCAGCTCACG GGCCTAGAGACCTTTGCCTGGAATTCATCTCGAATTTGAATAGTAATCAACTGAACATCAAGCTCACTTCGAAAATTACATCGGACAACATGGATTTTTTGGACCTGAAATTGGCAATAAAAGGGAAAAAGATTGAAACTAATCTTTACC GCACAGGATCTGTCCAAACGATTCAGAACGAGAGGATATCCACGGAAGATCATTCATCGAGCATACCAGAAAGCCATCAACACGGACCGCCATACTTTGCTGAAACCTAA